Genomic DNA from Prunus persica cultivar Lovell chromosome G1, Prunus_persica_NCBIv2, whole genome shotgun sequence:
ATATATTTGCCTCCACATACGGAAAAGAATAATGTCAGAAAATTCCCAAATATCATTATCTGACATGTCTATATTCCTAGATTAGGCTGTATTGCAGTTATAGCATAATGCAAGTTGTATATAGTTTAGAAAGCATTTAAGCACTGTAGTCCATACCCTCAATATCATCCAAAGCAACAAATGAAGGATGTAGTAGCACAGCAGCTTGGACGAAATCAGACTTCGCGAGCTCTGTCACGACCTTGCCTGAGAAGAACATTGAGTTTCTTTCTTAGTCAGCTGCGAAATTAtgtcaagttttatttttattgttctgGCTAAGGATATCCATTTGTGAAGTTGTGAAAATGAtgaagcaaaaatggaaaataagcAAAAGAATAAGGAGCAAAATTAGAATGTTgtttataagaaaagaaaatcggGCGCAGCAGACAGGAGAAGCAACCACTCACCACCCCAACAGAATCCTGCAGCTCCAATTGCAGAATAACCTTTCTCTTTAAGAGCATTAATTATTGATTTTGCATCTTCAAATCCTTTATCCTAGTAAAAACACTTAGCAAGCTTCAGGCACTAAAGTTTTAAGAACTCTCTATCAAAATATGCAGCAATATGTGGAATCCACTTAATTTCATGCAGCCAAAGATTAAAATTTGGAATAGCGccccaaaaaatataattgacCGATCATGAGTTAAGCTTATAATCGAGGCATCTATGAAAAGGTGAGAGCGAACCGTTCCATGATCTTCTAACCAGACTGCTAGAGGTCTGTTATTGTCATATACAAACGGATCATCATAGAAGAAGTTTGGAACTACCACAAAGAATCCTGCAGCTGCCACTTTTTCGCCAAGCTTCCTTAAAGAAGAAAGCAGATTACATTAACTTTCAGGAAGTGTAATGGATTATACACACATTATAATAGATGACTATATTCAACACTGCAGACTATTGGCTACCATCCATTAACAACAATCATGGGTTTGTGCTTCACTCACAAACACTAAAGACGGTAACTGCTGGCCATAAATTGCCTTCACTGAATCATAATTTCCATAATATTCCATGTTCTGAGTTTGAAAAAGGACTTCCTTTACACCAaaatctcttcttttcttgattCACCTTCCCCAGGAGatgcaaaaatttgaaatcttGAGATTTTGTATCATCGTTTTTATGAGCTGTGTAATTTTGTTAACAAATTACCACCATAAACTTTCCAGGGCAAGTTGCAGATAACATCATTAGTCTCGAAGAGATTCGATGTGTTTTATAGCAAATTCCATAAGGATTATACAGGGAGGAGAACACCAAATACTGTAATGAATACTGATTTTTGCAACCTCTATTCTAGGAAGTTCGAAGCAGGACACATTTAAGACATAATTAATACAGTCTGATTTGACAAGCTTCCTGATGCACTCCTTATGAAACATTTGTAACAGAAAATTCTTTCTGAAACAAAAGAAGTCACAGCTCAACGGAGCGCCCTTTTATCTCTAACTCATGCACATAAAGTACATCAGAATCCATTGATCAATGATAGAAAGTAATTTTAGAATTAGCCATACCTCAAATTCGGAGCTCGATATCCTGCAGGACAAATCAAATATGTAAGTTCAGTGAATTGTTTGACAAATCCAAGTTGATTATATGTTATCGGTTCTTCTCGTCTCCATTGTTAAACAAGTTCTTTCAGTTAAAAGAACTTTCTAATCATCGCACTTTCCTCCTAATAGTTCCTTTTgacatgaaaattaaaataggagCATAACATCAGAATTTATTACAAAGAAGAGAAACTTTGAAGTGGTAGGCAGGTACCAAAAACATCAGAGACGAGAACAATGGCAAGCTTGGAGTTAGGGGAGCCAGCGGCGTAGACGTTAAGGCCTCCAAGTTTTTCAGCACAGTCTACTCCATAGCTTGGGCTGAGAATTGGTGGATTAGAGCAGCACTGAGGGCCTGCCATTGTATCTGTTCTGTTAAGgcacaaaatttcaaacaaaaaagaaaaacacacagCACAGTTTGTCTGGTGGAAAATTTGGAAGAGAAAATTTGGAAGGACTAAAAAGTTGTGTGTTGAACCACCGTCTTATTCAGTCACCTCATAAATGCTTTCAAAACATGATTTAcgtaattttttctttgattacaAATTTAATACTTGTGTCTTACTCCAAGTTTGATTCTGATAACATAAATTATATGAACATGAAAGAAATGGTTTACAAACATGATGACATACTGAATCTTCCAGGGGTTATGTAAGATCATCTCATTTGCAATTAGTCAAAACatttcatgattttttatttgaaggatTTTTGAATTACTACaatgataagaaaaaaaaaaaattatctgaaCCTTTGAAAGGTGTTGCCCTTATCTCACAtttataaagaagaaaaagaaaacactaaAGAGGCTCTCAGAGAATTGGAGGCTAATTGCTTGAACTCAGTCAATGCTTAACTTTGGCAAAATGTCCACACGTtaaacatttttaaattttttttttttaatctctaATAGTTGATacttctctcattttctctttacTTGGTTTCCTCATTTCATATGCACCTTTTATAAGGATGATATAAGATTTCCATTTAAGTTAGTTTAGAGAATTAGTTTGACTTTGTTTGCAGTCAACAACTGCAGCTCAACACCATCTAATCTTAAGTCATGTTTGGTTCGCGAAAAGTAtttgatgaaaaatcaatCCACATATCTTTTTTGTGGGGCTGAGAAGCAGaagaattatttttcatgtttgtcaGTATTGGAAAGTAACTAGgaaatatcatttaatttcaGTTCTCATATTCTCTCATATCATATGTCGGGAAATTTTTtccaaacatgaaaaaagtAAATAGTAAATAGTTTTCCAATCCAAATCCCTTTTTTTGGCAAACCCATCCTTAAAGAGTACCCATGCGTTATGcaaattgatatatatatatatatatataaattgccCTGACCCATGCCTCTCATCTGTtgccaaataaaataaaataaataaaaaattagacaaaggTGAGATTGCCAAATCAAACTACGTTATTGTgatcacaatttttttaagttaCATTGAATCGTTAATCACCACATCATGTATAATTggataaaatttaatttttgagacTCGTGTAGCAAGTAAATCAAATCATACGAAATATGGTGGTAATGGTAACCCCAGCACCAATGGTAAGCAAAATCCTtccaagaaaaggaagaaacgtAAGTTGGCTTATTCTATTGGTCAGGTCGCCACCAGCATTCACTAGTTTGGAGTTTTGGAGTTGGTAGTGGGAAAGGCATACAGAGAAAGGTAACGCGTTGAAAATTCAACATTCAACGTTGAAACCTCTGTCCATTTTACTGGTTTATTAGGTTTTCCgagaaaagacagaaaaaaaaaaaaaacaaaaggacaaTTTTGTTTCAAGACATGAATGGATTTCAAAGCCGCCAAAGATCTCTCCAGTTCcaatttctcctcttctcCATTGCCACCCTCTTCGATTCAGGTTTAGCAAACGACCCACCAAGTCCCAAGAATGGAAAcaaagcttcttcttcttcttcaagtggGTCTGTGGCGCTGAAGGCAGTCATTGTGTTGCTGGGTGTGGCGGCTGTCTTGGGCTTCTGTGTGTTCTTGTTCAAGATatggcagaagaagaagagagaagagcaACACGCCCGTCTTCTTAAGCTgtttgaagatgatgatgagctGGAGGTTGAACTTGGCATTAGGGATTGATTGGCTTCAGGTTTGCCTTTTTGTGAAATCAGATAATTGGGTTTGTACATTTTATAATGATTGTGTTTTGTAGCAGCCTAGCTGGTGATGCATTTCTGCTTATTgggaaatcaatattcttcttCTGTAATATTTTTATGGTGCCTTATTGCTTTATGTCATTCTTGAAACTGGAAAGTATACTATATAAAAAGGAAGATAATACCACATCGTGGGTAGTTTCAGATCCGCTTTTGTCTTGTGAAAATGCAGCTTTGGTGGAAATGTATTTGCCTCAGTATGTAAAACACCTTTCAACTTTTCCTAAAAGTTTAATTGATAG
This window encodes:
- the LOC18791982 gene encoding endo-1,3;1,4-beta-D-glucanase, coding for MAGPQCCSNPPILSPSYGVDCAEKLGGLNVYAAGSPNSKLAIVLVSDVFGYRAPNLRKLGEKVAAAGFFVVVPNFFYDDPFVYDNNRPLAVWLEDHGTDKGFEDAKSIINALKEKGYSAIGAAGFCWGGKVVTELAKSDFVQAAVLLHPSFVALDDIEGVKVPMAVLGAEIDEYSPLELLKQFEEILAAKTEIDSYVKIFPKAEHSWTVRYNVEDEEAVKRAEEAHNNMIDWFSKHVK